A genomic region of Anaerolineae bacterium contains the following coding sequences:
- a CDS encoding carbohydrate ABC transporter permease — translation MTASVFASKRLRTSISRAVTYALLLIGACFLMIPFVWMVSTSLKEPGDVLKFPPEWIPDPFVWRNYYDAVTLPYAPFGTFFKNTVIITFVSMFGQLLSASMVAYSFARLRWWGRDVLFIVVLATMMLPSQVTLIPVFILFKQLGWVDTLLPLTVPAFFGGGAFTVFLFRQFMMTIPLEMDDAAKIDGCSTAGIYSRIIIPMSRPVLITAGIFSFLGHWNDFMGPLIYLNSTHNYTLSLGLRIIQGYGGYGVQRWHLLMAASLIVMMPVLALFFMAQRYFIQGVVVSGVKG, via the coding sequence ATGACCGCTTCGGTGTTCGCGAGCAAGAGACTGCGCACAAGCATCTCCCGTGCAGTCACCTATGCCCTGCTCCTGATCGGAGCCTGCTTTCTCATGATCCCCTTCGTGTGGATGGTTTCTACATCGCTGAAGGAGCCCGGCGATGTGCTCAAGTTCCCGCCAGAGTGGATCCCCGATCCGTTCGTTTGGCGCAACTACTACGACGCCGTCACCCTGCCCTATGCGCCTTTTGGCACCTTCTTCAAGAACACCGTCATCATAACTTTCGTGTCCATGTTCGGGCAGTTGCTGTCCGCCAGCATGGTGGCCTACAGCTTCGCCCGCCTGCGCTGGTGGGGCCGAGACGTCCTTTTCATAGTGGTGCTGGCCACCATGATGCTTCCCAGCCAGGTTACGCTTATACCGGTATTCATCCTGTTCAAGCAGCTGGGCTGGGTGGACACCCTGTTACCGCTGACCGTCCCGGCTTTCTTCGGCGGTGGTGCCTTCACCGTCTTCCTCTTCCGCCAGTTCATGATGACCATCCCCCTGGAAATGGACGACGCCGCCAAGATAGATGGCTGTAGCACCGCCGGCATCTACAGCCGCATCATCATTCCCATGTCCCGCCCCGTCCTTATCACCGCCGGCATCTTCTCCTTCCTGGGCCACTGGAATGACTTCATGGGCCCCCTGATCTACCTCAACAGCACCCACAACTACACCCTCAGCCTGGGCCTGCGCATCATCCAGGGCTACGGCGGCTACGGGGTGCAGCGCTGGCACCTGCTCATGGCAGCCTCGCTCATCGTGATGATGCCCGTGCTGGCCCTCTTCTTCATGGCCCAGCGCTACTTCATCCAGGGCGTGGTGGTGAGCGGGGTGAAGGGGTAG
- a CDS encoding sugar ABC transporter permease, which yields MSQAVAAGRVGAARGLLSARAKENLTGWLWAAPWVLGFLIFTLGPMLASVYFSFTDFPVISPPKWVGLENYRTMISGDKSIFQALKVTTIYAVVAIPLNLTLGFFLAILLNQPIKGVAVWRTVYYLPAVVSGVAVALLWQWIFNTDFGLANWLLSLVGVKGPRWLLDPGWALPALIIMSMWGVGGGMIINLAGLQSVPTHLYEAAEIDGAGAWRRFWTVTVPMVSPVIFFNLVMGIIGALQTFTQAFIMTGGGPREATYFYMLHLYNNAFQWLKMGYAAALAWVLFFYILFLTLLVIRSSSAWVYYEGELRRG from the coding sequence ATGAGCCAAGCGGTTGCCGCCGGTAGGGTAGGGGCTGCCCGCGGGCTACTGAGCGCCCGCGCCAAGGAGAACTTGACCGGCTGGCTGTGGGCCGCGCCTTGGGTGTTGGGATTCCTCATCTTCACCCTGGGCCCGATGCTGGCGTCGGTGTACTTCAGCTTCACCGACTTTCCCGTGATCAGTCCACCGAAGTGGGTCGGGCTGGAGAACTACCGCACCATGATCAGCGGCGACAAGTCCATCTTCCAGGCCCTCAAGGTCACCACGATCTATGCCGTCGTAGCCATACCGCTCAACCTTACTTTGGGATTCTTCCTAGCCATCCTGCTCAACCAGCCCATCAAGGGCGTGGCAGTCTGGCGCACCGTCTACTACCTGCCCGCCGTGGTCTCGGGCGTGGCGGTGGCCCTGCTCTGGCAGTGGATCTTCAACACCGACTTCGGGCTGGCTAACTGGCTTCTATCACTTGTGGGCGTCAAAGGACCGCGCTGGCTGCTCGACCCGGGCTGGGCTCTGCCGGCCCTTATCATCATGAGCATGTGGGGGGTAGGCGGCGGGATGATCATCAACCTGGCCGGGCTGCAGAGCGTGCCCACCCACCTCTACGAAGCGGCAGAGATAGACGGCGCAGGCGCCTGGCGCCGGTTCTGGACGGTCACGGTACCTATGGTCTCGCCGGTGATCTTCTTCAACCTGGTGATGGGCATCATCGGCGCCCTGCAGACTTTCACCCAGGCTTTCATCATGACGGGCGGCGGCCCGCGCGAGGCGACCTACTTCTACATGCTGCACCTCTATAACAACGCCTTCCAGTGGTTGAAGATGGGATATGCCGCCGCGTTGGCCTGGGTGCTGTTCTTCTACATCCTCTTCCTCACCCTCCTAGTCATCCGGTCATCCTCCGCCTGGGTGTACTATGAGGGTGAGTTACGCCGCGGCTAG
- a CDS encoding sugar ABC transporter substrate-binding protein, with translation MGASVSRRTFLRGAGAVALGGLGAGALAACGATPAPAGPAAQPTTVSEGEAAPPSAGLAPAELAVWVWWPDPIESLNQMAASFSEANPGIKVVNEAPADYWTKLQTALAGGAGPDMYFMNNVNYWSWASKGILVDLDPMVAADPEMQDNLANSWQAAIDFYKFEGKNYGLPYMYTTVVLYYNEDYIKEQGLTPIAEIEDDFDWNQWREYANALTQRDGDTVTMWGGQSTEGIETGWLNFVRGNGGDFLNSDSTKCIIDEPASVEAWQFLTDMRLVDKVSPSPEALQAEGTRSMFMTGKLATLPGGSWVMKTLNEQLTDFTYNIAILPKSPTTGGNGGTTNVVGLVINKDSKAREQTWALMTHYLTKESQDILAKANVLAPIRNDSAELYYDPALGPSNRQAAFKVQQWTTPLPTHKTVTWGEMMKPTGEWQTEIFEGRVGVEEGLTSMAAAVNELFS, from the coding sequence ATGGGTGCTTCAGTGAGTCGTCGCACGTTTCTGAGAGGCGCCGGCGCCGTGGCTCTGGGAGGGCTGGGCGCGGGCGCACTGGCAGCCTGTGGCGCTACCCCTGCCCCGGCAGGACCGGCGGCCCAGCCAACTACCGTAAGTGAGGGGGAGGCCGCGCCGCCTTCGGCCGGCCTGGCACCGGCCGAGCTGGCGGTGTGGGTCTGGTGGCCGGATCCGATCGAGTCGCTCAACCAGATGGCCGCCAGTTTCAGCGAGGCCAACCCTGGCATCAAGGTGGTCAACGAGGCTCCTGCCGACTACTGGACCAAGCTGCAGACCGCACTGGCGGGTGGTGCCGGTCCGGATATGTACTTCATGAACAACGTGAACTACTGGTCGTGGGCCAGCAAGGGGATTCTGGTGGATCTGGACCCGATGGTCGCGGCCGACCCCGAAATGCAGGACAATCTGGCCAACTCCTGGCAGGCCGCCATTGATTTCTACAAGTTTGAGGGCAAGAACTACGGTCTGCCCTACATGTATACCACCGTCGTCCTCTACTACAACGAGGACTACATCAAGGAGCAGGGCCTCACTCCCATCGCGGAAATCGAAGACGACTTCGACTGGAACCAATGGCGCGAGTACGCCAACGCCCTCACCCAGCGTGACGGCGACACCGTGACCATGTGGGGCGGCCAGAGCACTGAAGGGATCGAGACCGGTTGGCTCAACTTCGTGCGTGGCAACGGAGGCGATTTCCTCAACTCCGACTCCACCAAGTGCATCATTGACGAGCCGGCATCGGTCGAGGCGTGGCAGTTCCTCACCGACATGCGCCTGGTGGACAAGGTCTCGCCTAGTCCTGAGGCCCTACAGGCCGAAGGCACCCGCTCCATGTTCATGACCGGCAAACTGGCCACACTGCCAGGTGGAAGCTGGGTGATGAAGACCCTTAACGAGCAACTCACCGACTTCACCTATAACATCGCCATTCTCCCCAAGTCGCCCACGACGGGCGGGAATGGTGGCACAACCAACGTGGTCGGCTTGGTCATCAACAAGGACAGCAAGGCCAGAGAGCAGACCTGGGCCTTGATGACCCACTATCTGACCAAGGAATCGCAAGACATCTTGGCCAAAGCCAACGTGCTCGCCCCCATTCGCAATGACTCTGCCGAGCTGTACTACGATCCCGCGCTCGGCCCGTCGAACCGGCAGGCGGCCTTCAAGGTGCAGCAGTGGACCACCCCGCTGCCCACCCACAAGACGGTCACTTGGGGCGAGATGATGAAGCCCACAGGCGAGTGGCAGACGGAGATCTTTGAGGGACGTGTGGGCGTAGAGGAGGGCCTAACGTCCATGGCGGCCGCGGTCAACGAACTGTTCAGCTAG